One genomic window of Salvia miltiorrhiza cultivar Shanhuang (shh) chromosome 4, IMPLAD_Smil_shh, whole genome shotgun sequence includes the following:
- the LOC131019507 gene encoding dicarboxylate transporter 2.1, chloroplastic-like: MESIALYSSSSTTTATSFSRFCLPRPRPAAHLRPLKSTSATPKFIHTPTNCPLFRPIHKSTHPRLPIIFASSSAAAAAPIESKPSSPPLQGAKLIPLIISVAIGVVVRFFVPKPPEVTPQAWQLLSIFLSTIAGLVLSPLPVGAWAFIGLTTSILTKTLSFTSAFSAFTNEVIWLIVISFFFARGFVKTGLGDRIATYFVKWLGKSTLGLSYGLTLSEALIAPAMPSTTARAGGVFLPIIKSLSLSAGSKPGDPSKKKLGSYLVQSQFQSAGNSSGLFLTAAAQNLLCLKLAEELGVVISNPWVTWFKAASLPAFVSLLATPLILYKLYPPEIKDTPEAPAMASKRLELMGPVTKNELVMIGTMLLAVSLWIFGDALGIASVVAAMLGLSILLLLGVLDWDDCLSEKSAWDTLAWFAVLVGMAGQLTNLGIVSWMSTCVAKALQSLSLSWPAAFGVLQAAYFCIHYLFASQTGHVGALYSAFLAMHLASGVPGVLAALALAYNTNLFGALTHYSSGQAAVYFGAGYVDLPDVFKYGFIMALVNAVIWAVVGGFWWKFLGLY, encoded by the exons atgGAGAGCATCGCCCTTTACTCgtcctcctccaccaccaccgccacttCCTTCTCCCGTTTCTGTCTCCCCCGTCCCCGCCCCGCCGCCCATCTCCGCCCCCTCAAATCCACCTCCGCCACTCCCAAATTCATCCATACCCCAACCAATTGCCCCCTCTTCCGCCCAATTCACAAATCCACGCACCCAAGGCTCCCCATTATATTCGCCTCCtcgtccgccgccgccgccgccccaaTCGAATCTAAGCCATCATCTCCTCCCCTACAAGGCGCCAAACTCATCCCCTTAATCATCTCAGTCGCAATCGGCGTCGTCGTCCGCTTCTTCGTCCCCAAACCCCCCGAAGTCACCCCTCAGGCGTGGCAATTGCTCTCAATTTTCCTCTCCACCATCGCCGGCCTCGTCCTCAGCCCCCTCCCCGTCGGCGCCTGGGCTTTCATCGGCCTCACCACCTCGATTCTCACCAAAACGCTCAGCTTCACCTCCGCCTTCTCCGCCTTCACTAATGAGGTTATTTGGTTGATCGTCATCTCCTTCTTCTTCGCCCGTGGCTTCGTGAAGACGGGATTGGGTGATCGGATTGCGACGTATTTCGTAAAATGGTTGGGGAAGAGTACTCTGGGATTGTCTTACGGCTTGACGCTGAGTGAAGCGTTGATTGCGCCGGCAATGCCGAGCACCACCGCCAGGGCCGGAGGCGTGTTCTTGCCCATCATTAAGTCGCTCTCGTTGTCGGCGGGGAGTAAGCCCGGTGACCCCTCCAAGAAGAAGCTTGGATCATATTTAGTGCAATCGCAGTTTCAG TCTGCTGGTAACTCTAGTGGTCTTTTCCTAACTGCTGCAGCTCAAAATCTGCTATGTCTCAAACTCGCTGAGGAGCTTGGGGTTGTAATTTCAAACCCGTGGGTTACTTGGTTCAAGGCAGCAAGTTTGCCTGCATTTGTCTCTCTTTTGGCTACACCACTCATCTTGTACAAGCTTTATCCTCCTGAAATCAAAGATACACCTGAAGCCCCTGCCATGGCTTCAAAGAGATTGGAGCTTATGGGACCTGTCACGAAAAATGAATTGGTCATGATTGGTACAATGCTTCTTGCAGTTTCTTTGTGGATTTTTGG AGACGCACTTGGTATTGCAAGTGTTGTTGCTGCAATGCTTGGTCTCTCAATCCTCTTGTTATTGGGAGTGCTTGATTGGGATGACTGCTTAAGTGAGAAATCGGCATGGGACACTTTGGCATGGTTTGCAGTTCTGGTGGGCATGGCTGGCCAATTGACAAATCTTGGCATCGTGAGCTGGATGTCTACTTGTGTAGCCAAAGCTCTGCAGTCATTGTCGTTGAGTTGGCCTGCTGCTTTTGGTGTTCTTCAAGCTGCCTACTTCTGTATCCACTACCTATTCGCAAGTCAAACTGGCCATGTTGGAGCGTTGTATTCTGCATTCCTTGCGATGCATTTGGCATCCGGAGTTCCGGGTGTGCTAGCAGCACTGGCTCTAGCTTACAATACCAATCTTTTTGGTGCTTTGACACATTATAGCAGTGGTCAAGCTGCTGTATATTTCGGAG CCGGTTATGTAGATCTTCCGGATGTATTCAAGTACGGCTTCATCATGGCCCTTGTCAACGCGGTGATTTGGGCAGTCGTTGGGGGATTTTGGTGGAAGTTCTTGGGGCTCTATTGA
- the LOC131023184 gene encoding protein FAR1-RELATED SEQUENCE 5-like has translation MFAVGFLTNERSESYVWLFKTFLEAMYQKEPSIIFSDQDQALMNGVDHTFREAAHRLCQWHVNKNATKQFGQLNNDKGFKTLWYQCMNGCESEEEFETTWLSLIVEHNLSENRWFSTMYNLRKRWSSAFTRDKFFGGLHATSRSEVTNKVIKDLCSSTSTVYDFVIGFERILKNWRQTEFEEDTLCRGTPGMFVQQTGILVQVAELCTKSIFRSFEFESLHSVSVKMTHEPPDLNDEVLVFKVFSRSAVTGFRTVRFNQESEMAWCSCHMWETEGIMCRHLFRVYFHLNMDSVPPEMLLKRWRRDSKERVAPIDDASDEWGTNNLSNMIFVNHNTKRVYDILAECKDDSKCRNAINEYINNMEVALENLRNEASLGRSGMGSHKSTREQLHRTIKNPIQKRKTRPRRKMFSNYWAGRVAEANKAVLQDADVDELDVPVGSQVGCSQANHNEELDDSDRFSVD, from the exons ATGTTTGCAGTTGGCTTCTTGACCAATGAAAGAAGTGAGTCTTACGTGTGGTTGTTTAAAACGTTCCTCGAGGCTATGTATCAAAAAGAGCCGTCAATAATATTCTCAGACCAAGATCAGGCCCTTATGAATGGTGTTGATCACACATTTCGCGAAGCAGCACACAGACTTTGTCAGTGGCATGTTAACAAAAATGCCACGAAGCAATTTGGGCAACTAAACAATGATAAGGGGTTCAAGACTTTGTGGTACCAATGCATGAATGGTTGTGAAAGCGAGGAAGAATTTGAAACCACTTGGCTTAGTTTGATTGTAGAGCACAACTTGTCGGAGAATAGATGGTTTTCAACCATGTATAATTTGAGGAAGCGTTGGTCATCCGCTTTCACTAGAGATAAATTTTTCGGTGGTTTACATGCGACATCTCGAAGTGAAGTTACGAATAAAGTAATCAAAGATTTGTGTAGCTCGACCTCTACCGTTTATGATTTTGTCATTGGTTTTGAACGCATTCTGAAAAATTGGCGTCAAACCGAGTTTGAAGAGGACACTCTGTGTCGTGGAACGCCTGGAATGTTTGTGCAACAAACTGGCATCTTAGTCCAGGTTGCTGAGCTATGTACTAAGAGCATCTTCAGATCTTTTGAGTTCGAGTCTCTGCATTCAGTTTCTGTAAAGATGACACACGAACCCCCCGACTTAAACGATGAGGTGTTGGTGTTCAAAGTGTTTTCAAGATCGGCAGTAACAGGTTTCCGGACTGTTAGGTTCAATCAAGAATCAGAAATGGCATGGTGTTCGTGCCATATGTGGGAGACTGAGGGCATTATGTGCCGCCACTTGTTTAGAGTCTATTTTCATTTGAACATGGATAGCGTTCCACCTGAGATGTTGTTGAAAAGATGGAGGCGTGACTCAAAAGAAAGAGTAGCTCCAATTGATGATGCAAGCGACGAGTGGGGAACAAACAACTTGAGTAACATGATATTCGTGAACCACAACACGAAACGTGTTTACGACATTTTGGCTGAGTGCAAAGATGATTCAAAGTGCCGAAATGCAATCAATGAATACATAAATAACATGGAAGTTGCATTGGAGAATTTGAGAAACGAAGCCAGTTTGGGAAGGAGTGGTATGGGGTCACATAAATCCACTCGTGAGCAACTGCATCGGACTATAAAAAACCCCATTCAAAAGAGGAAGACTCGGCCTAGGCGCAAAATGTTTAGTAATTATTGGGCAGGTCGTGTAGCGGAAGCAAATAAAGCAGTACTTCAAG ATGCAGATGTAGACGAACTTGATGTGCCAGTAGGTAGTCAAGTTGGTTGTTCGCAAGCTAACCACAATGAAGAGTTGGACGACTCCGATCGTTTTTCGGTGGATTAG
- the LOC131019506 gene encoding uncharacterized protein LOC131019506, with translation MQTRSSSARLNDTKRQTRRSGGLPMTSSSKNQGKQAMGQTSTKVGLKTEKHARGKKVDSMMRKNVSGKNLRGNQADGHAREISWDDMDPDYADYIRQLPESREDSEVDDPINVD, from the exons ATGCAAACAAGGTCGTCTTCTGCCCGATTGAATGACACAAAAAGGCAGACGCGTCGAAGTGGTGGACTGCCGATGACGTCAAGCTCGAAAAATCAG GGAAAGCAAGCTATGGGACAGACTTCGACGAAGGTTGGGCTCAAGACTGAGAAGCATGCGAGGGGAAAGAAAGTTGACAGTATGATGAGAAAGAATGTCAGTGGAAAGAATCTGAGAGGAAATCAGGCAGACGGTCATGCGAGGGAAATATCGTGGGACGATATGGATCCCGATTACGCCGATTACATACGACAGTTGCCGGAATCTCGCGAGGACAGCGAAGTTGATGACCCAATCAATGTTGATTAA
- the LOC131023185 gene encoding uncharacterized protein LOC131023185: protein MFDGTTDPTDHIAQYKQRMFTSAIPRELRQACMCKGFGSSLTESALQWYTNLPNYSISSFAQLTDIFVQQYASSRKLEKISEDLYAVVQQRGESLRDYISRFNKEKVSITNCNTQTAVTAFRKGLLPDSDLYKDLTKYLCRTMKDILAKAWAQIKWVEDQYSHHRSSPSRNTRKDSRVDRRTSDRRSEPYPPPRQEYRRREYDQPYETRPRERAKIPEYNLYISPAEAVSALRNLGNKVKWSEKMRAPADHIDRSK from the coding sequence ATGTTCGACGGCACGACGGATCCGACCGACCATATCGCTCAGTACAAGCAAAGGATGTTCACTTCTGCAATTCCTCGCGAATTGAGGCAGGCttgcatgtgtaaggggttcggttctagtcTGACAGAATCGGCCCTCCAGTGGTATACTAACCTTCCAAATTATTCTATTTCAAGTTTTGCCCAACTAACAGATATATTTGTGCAGCAATATGCTAGTAGCAGGAAGCTTGAAAAGATATCGGAAGATCTTTACGCCGTGGTGCAACAGCGTGGCGAGTCTCTTCGGGACTATATCAGCCGATTCAACAAAGAGAAGGTGTCCATCACCAATTGCAACACCCAAACAGCGGTCACCGCCTTCCGAAAGGGTCTTCTGCCCGACTCAGACCTCTACAAAGATCTCACCAAATACCTTTGTAGAACAATGAAGGACATCCTTGCCAAGGCATGGGCACAAATCAAGTGGGTAGAAGATCAATACAGTCACCACCGATCTTCACCGAGCAGAAACACTAGAAAGGACTCCAGGGTGGATAGGAGGACGAGTGATAGGCGGTCTGAACCTTACCCACCTCCACGACAAGAGTACAGAAGGAGAGAGTATGACCAACCTTACGAGACGCGACCACGAGAAAGAGCCAAGATACCAGAGTACAACTTATATATCTCACCAGCCGAGGCggtctcagctctcaggaatcTAGGCAACAAGGTCAAATGGTCGGAAAAGATGAGGGCACCAGCCGACCACATAGATAGATCCAAGTAG